The sequence below is a genomic window from Thermus hydrothermalis.
GCCCGCTCCAAGGGGTCCTCCGTGTCCCGCACCCCGGCGGTGTCCACCGCCACTAGGGGGATGCCGGAAAGCTCCAGGGGGGCCTCGAGGTAGTCCCGGGTGGTGCCGGGGATGGGGGAAACGAGGGCCCGCTCGTAGCCCAAAAGGGCGTTCAGGAGGCTACTTTTCCCGGCGTTGGGGGCCCCGATGAGGGCGAGGCGGGCCCCCTTCTGCGCAAGCCGGGAGGCCCGGGCTTGGGCGAGGAGGCCCTCCACCTCCCCCAGGACCTCCCGGATGGTGCGTTCCGCCTCCACAGGCTCCACCCCCTCTTCGGGGTAGTCCAAAAGGGCCTGGATGTGGGCGAAGAGGTCCAGAAGCCGGTTTTCCAAGGCTTCTATCCGGCGGGAAAAGGCCCCCTCCAGGGCCCTTAGGGCCTGCCTGCGGGCCAGGTCCCCTTCCGCCTCCACCAGGGCCAAGACCGCTTCCGCCTGGGCCAGGTCCAGCTTGCCGTTGAGGTAGGCGCGCAGGGTGAACTCCCCAGGCCCAGCGGGCCTCGCCCCCGCCCGGTAGAGGGCCTCGAGGACCCGCCGGAGCACCGCCGGGGAGCCGTGGGTGTGGAACTCGCAGGCGTCCTCCCCCGTGTAGGACCGGGGGGCCCGGAAGACGAGGAGGAGGGCCTGGTCCAGCACCTCCCCCGTTTCGGGGTCCACCACCTCCCCCAGGGTGAAGCGCCCCCCCTTTAGCCCCCTTGGGTCCTTCCCCCGCCACACCCTCGCCGCCACCTCCAATGCCCCTTCCCCGGAGAGGCGCACCACCCCGATGGCCCCCTTCCCGGGCGGGGTGGCGATGGCGCAGATGGGGTCCTTAAGCCGCATCACAGGGCCTTTTGCAGCGCCTCCAGGGTCTTCTCCACGTCCTCCTCCGTGTGGGCCACGGAGAGGAAGGCCGCCTCAAAGTTGGAGGGCGGCCAGTACACCCCCCGGTCCAGGAGGCCGTGGAAGAAGCGCTTGAAGAGCTCGGTGTCCGTGCGCTTGGCGTCCTGGAAGGTGACCACAGGGCCTTCCGTGAAGAACACGGTGAGCATGGAGCCCATGCGGTTCACGGCGTGGGGGATGCCCTTGGCGGAGAGGACCTCCTTTAGGCCTGCCTCCAGCTTGGCCCCCAGGGCCTCCAAGTGGGCGTAGTGGCCGGGGTTTTTCTCCAAAATCTCCAGGGTGGCCAGGCCCGCCGCCATGGCCAAGGGGTTTCCGGAAAGCGTCCCCGCCTGGTAGACGGGCCCCAAGGGGGCCACCTTCTCCATAATCTCCCGCCTCCCGGCGTAGGCGGCGGCGGGAAGCCCTCCGCCCAGGATCTTCCCCAGGGTGATGAGGTCGGGCTTTAGGCCAAGCCGCTCCGTGGCCCCGCCGAAGGCCAGGCGGAAGCCCGTCATCACCTCGTCGGCGATAAGGAGGACGCCGTAGTTTTGGGCCTCGAGGAGGGCCTTGAGAAACTCCTCCGTGGGGATGAGTACCCCAGCGTTCCCCACCACGGGCTCAAAGATGATGGCGGCGACCTCCTCGCCCCGCGTGCGCAAAAGCGCCCTTAGCCCCTCAGGGTCGTTGTACTCCAGGACCAGGGTGAGCCGGGCGTACTCCTCGGGCACGCCGGCGCTGGAGGGCACGCCGAAGGTGAGGGCCCCCGAGCCCGCCTCCACCAGGAGGCCGTCCGCGTGGCCGTGGTAGTTGCCCCGGAACTTCACCACGTACTTCCTGCCCGTGTACCCCCGGGCGAGACGGATGGCGGACATGGTGGCCTCGGTCCCTGTGCTCACGAAACGCACCAGGTCCACCCCCGGATAGGCCCGCTTCACCGCCTGGGCCAGGGCCACCTCCAAGGGGTGCGGCGCCCCAAAGGTGAGCCCCTTTTCCGCCACCTCCTTCACCCGGGCCACCACCTCCGGGTGGGCGTGGCCCAGGATGAGGGGACCCCAGCTCATCACGTAGTCCAGGTAGCGGTTGCCGTCGGCGTCAAAGGCGTAGGCCCCTTCCCCTCGCACGAGGAAGACGGGGGTTCCCCCCACGGCCCTAAAGGCCCGCACAGGGCTAGAAACGCCGCCTGGAATGTGCTCGTTCGCCTCGGCGAAAAGCCGGGCAGAGGTAGGCCGTTCCATGCCTCCCACTCTAGCGGCTTAAAAGGCGAAAAGGGTAGCCCATGACGACTCCACGGCGACAAGCCAGCCCGGGTGGCTTGACGGGCAAGACCGTATCAATCCCCTTACGGGGCTAAGTGGCTGCTACCCTTCCCCTTTGGAACCGGGTGCTGGACAAGGTTTTCAAGTTGTCCTTGGCCGAAGCTTTTGAAATCCTCATCTCCCGCCATCTTCAACAACACCCGGCTCCGGATGAGGTTGTGGGCCAAGCGAAGGGGACCCACCCGCGCCACCAACCCCAACCACGACCTCGCCTCCATCCGGTGAAACCCAAGCGAACGCACCAACACGCTCAACCGCGTCTCCATCCAGTTCCTCACCCGCCCCATCCATCCCTCCCCTCCCGTTTCCACCCGCTTCCCTCCACGCAACCGGCAGGGAAGTGTCTTAACCCCCGCTACCCACCGAAATCCCCGATCCCCCAGCACAGCGGATAGCCCCTCGCTTCACTTCTCCCGAGCGTTCCCGGTCAAAAGGGCAAAGCGAAAGAAGCGTCCCCGCTCGTTCATCACCGCCCCCAGGACAAGCCCAGCCAACGCTCCCAAAGGTCCCACCTCTATAGCAGCATGGGGGAAGAAGAGGGTGTGGATGCGGTGGCCGTGGGCTAGGGGTAGGGGTTTGCGGTCCACCCCTTGGAGGAGGCCGGGTCCGCCTGCCAGGCGTTGGGCCAGGAGGGCGGGGAGGTCGGCGGCTTCTTGGAGGACGCGGTAGAAGCGGGAGGGGTAGGGTAGGGAGGGGGAAGAAGGGTTTGAGGAGGGTTTTGCTAGCCGGGTAGCCTTTGGCGAGGTCTGGACCTCCTAACGAGGAAGAAGAGGGCGAGGGATAGGAGTTCAGCGAGGGTAGCTTTTTGGCGCTTTTGGGGTTTTGGGAGTTTGCGGCCTTGGGCTTGGAGGGCTTTGAGGGTGTCGTTCGCCCAAATGTGGATGGATACCAAAAAGGTTTTGTGTGGAGAAGGTAAAGGTTCGTTAAGTTTTATAGCACCCCCTCTCCTTACACATCTGAGCCTGGAAATCAAGTAGCACACCAAGGCATTTAACCTTGGAGATCAAGTAGAACGCGAAGGAGGGAACCACTTCCGTAAAGCGACGCGCAGCTTGTTAAAACTTGGGTCAGCACAATGTTGAAAGCTTACACTTCCCGCCAATTCAGCGTATATGCTGGACGAGCGCGGCAACTTGGACAAATGCAAGCATTTCTCCATTGCCTCCTTGGGTCGCTCTGGTTTACCCAATTTGTTCCTCGGAAAGCCTATCAACACCTGGTTCACCTGCTGCTGAGTTAGACCCAGAACCTGAGGTACATGGGGCGAATTGGACCAAACCCAAACCTCCAACTCGGGCACCAAAATTATCACTTCACACCGCTCCTGCCAACCCGATTGCTCTAAACGGCTCTTGAGGTCAGTTTCAA
It includes:
- the hemL gene encoding glutamate-1-semialdehyde 2,1-aminomutase, producing MERPTSARLFAEANEHIPGGVSSPVRAFRAVGGTPVFLVRGEGAYAFDADGNRYLDYVMSWGPLILGHAHPEVVARVKEVAEKGLTFGAPHPLEVALAQAVKRAYPGVDLVRFVSTGTEATMSAIRLARGYTGRKYVVKFRGNYHGHADGLLVEAGSGALTFGVPSSAGVPEEYARLTLVLEYNDPEGLRALLRTRGEEVAAIIFEPVVGNAGVLIPTEEFLKALLEAQNYGVLLIADEVMTGFRLAFGGATERLGLKPDLITLGKILGGGLPAAAYAGRREIMEKVAPLGPVYQAGTLSGNPLAMAAGLATLEILEKNPGHYAHLEALGAKLEAGLKEVLSAKGIPHAVNRMGSMLTVFFTEGPVVTFQDAKRTDTELFKRFFHGLLDRGVYWPPSNFEAAFLSVAHTEEDVEKTLEALQKAL
- the mnmE gene encoding tRNA uridine-5-carboxymethylaminomethyl(34) synthesis GTPase MnmE, whose product is MRLKDPICAIATPPGKGAIGVVRLSGEGALEVAARVWRGKDPRGLKGGRFTLGEVVDPETGEVLDQALLLVFRAPRSYTGEDACEFHTHGSPAVLRRVLEALYRAGARPAGPGEFTLRAYLNGKLDLAQAEAVLALVEAEGDLARRQALRALEGAFSRRIEALENRLLDLFAHIQALLDYPEEGVEPVEAERTIREVLGEVEGLLAQARASRLAQKGARLALIGAPNAGKSSLLNALLGYERALVSPIPGTTRDYLEAPLELSGIPLVAVDTAGVRDTEDPLERAGVERALRIAEEADLILYVADRSAPRPAPPPLPWERTLKVATKADLPPAWEDPAFLPVSSRTGEGMDRLKEAIHRALLGEGAGEFLLTERQVEALHRIRERLLEALSLPQDLMGLALQEALEALSALRGRGEVAEAVVARVFQNFCVGK
- the mads4 gene encoding methylation-associated defense system protein MAD4, which codes for MVLVADKNMEAVVRTLLEKRYPALQICPVQVDIFVHPRRDPGVLREAEKFLSPFSEEYRYALVIFDYEGCGQEQDPPEKLETDLKSRLEQSGWQERCEVIILVPELEVWVWSNSPHVPQVLGLTQQQVNQVLIGFPRNKLGKPERPKEAMEKCLHLSKLPRSSSIYAELAGSVSFQHCADPSFNKLRVALRKWFPPSRST